One segment of Terriglobales bacterium DNA contains the following:
- the ald gene encoding alanine dehydrogenase: MIIGVPKEVKDNEARVGIVPAGVKALVDAGHQVLVQTKAGEGSSLPDSDYQHAGAEIVGTEKEVWGRAEMVVKVKEPIAQEIGFFRENLVLFTYLHLAPIPDLTNELLKKKVTGIAYETVTDRQGTLPLLTPMSEVAGRMSVQVGATYLEKERGGRGVLLGGVPGVPPATVTIIGGGIVGTHAAKIALGMGANVTIIDLNLNRLRELDDIFGGRLHTLASNFYSIAKSTAEADLVIGGVLIPGASAPKLVTKHMVSKMKKGAVIVDVAIDQGGCVETARPTTHSNPSYVVDGVVHYCVTNMPGAVPHTSTLALTNATFPYVMKLAQHGAEAAIKADSSIRAGVNTYQGNVTYAAVAQSQGKPWKDVMALLG, from the coding sequence ATGATTATTGGTGTTCCTAAAGAAGTCAAAGACAACGAAGCACGAGTGGGCATTGTGCCTGCGGGTGTAAAAGCGCTGGTGGATGCCGGCCACCAGGTCCTCGTCCAAACCAAGGCGGGCGAGGGCTCTTCCCTGCCTGACAGCGACTATCAACATGCCGGCGCCGAGATCGTAGGCACGGAGAAGGAAGTCTGGGGCCGGGCGGAGATGGTGGTCAAGGTCAAGGAGCCGATCGCGCAAGAGATTGGGTTCTTCCGCGAGAACCTGGTGCTGTTTACGTACCTGCACCTCGCGCCCATTCCCGATTTGACCAACGAGCTGCTCAAGAAAAAAGTTACCGGCATCGCCTACGAGACCGTCACCGATAGACAAGGCACGCTGCCGCTGTTGACGCCGATGTCCGAGGTCGCAGGACGCATGTCGGTGCAGGTAGGCGCGACGTATCTAGAGAAAGAACGAGGCGGGCGCGGCGTATTGCTGGGCGGAGTCCCAGGAGTGCCGCCGGCGACGGTTACGATCATCGGTGGAGGCATTGTGGGCACGCACGCGGCCAAGATTGCCCTGGGCATGGGGGCCAACGTCACCATCATTGATCTAAATCTGAATCGGCTGCGCGAACTCGACGACATTTTTGGCGGACGCCTGCACACCCTGGCATCCAATTTTTATTCGATTGCCAAGTCCACCGCCGAGGCTGACCTGGTGATTGGCGGCGTGCTCATTCCCGGCGCGTCGGCTCCCAAATTGGTCACCAAACACATGGTCTCGAAGATGAAGAAAGGCGCCGTGATCGTAGACGTCGCCATTGATCAGGGCGGATGCGTCGAAACCGCCCGGCCCACGACCCATAGCAATCCTTCGTATGTCGTGGACGGCGTGGTGCACTACTGCGTGACCAATATGCCGGGCGCTGTGCCGCATACCTCCACGCTGGCACTGACCAACGCAACCTTCCCTTATGTCATGAAGCTGGCACAGCACGGTGCTGAGGCCGCCATCAAGGCCGATAGCAGCATTCGCGCGGGAGTGAATACCTATCAGGGCAATGTCACCTACGCCGCCGTTGCCCAGTCGCAAGGCAAGCCCTGGAAAGACGTAATGGCCTTGTTGGGATAA
- a CDS encoding aldehyde dehydrogenase family protein, with protein sequence MATPKIYRNYINGEWVEARTGQTFENLNPADTSDVVGIFQRSGKDDVDAAVTAAKVAFEKWRLVPAPHRAEVIFRAGEILLERKEEYARDMTREMGKVLSETRGDVQEAVDTAYYMAGEGRRMFGQTVPSELPNKFAMSVRMPVGVCGMITPWNFPMAIPSWKLLPALVCGNTCIIKPAEDTPLSTFNLVQALVEGGLPKGVVNIVTGFGEECGAPLVVHKDVRAISFTGSSEVGRIVGEAAARSFKHCSLEMGGKNAMIVLKDANIDLAVDGAVWGGFGTTGQRCTASSRVIVQKSIYDEFMDKFLDRVRKLKVGNGLDESTGMGPQINEQQLQTAQKYVEIGKNEGAKLLYGGHRLNGGAYSQGWFHEPTVFGDVGPKMRIAQEEIFGPVVAVIPCESFEDAIAISNDVQYGLSTSIYTHDVNKAFVASRDLDAGITYVNAPTIGAEVHLPFGGTKQTGNGHREGGQAAIDFYSEWKSVYVDYSDKLQRAQIDRTE encoded by the coding sequence ATGGCTACCCCAAAAATCTATCGCAATTATATTAACGGTGAGTGGGTCGAGGCCCGCACCGGGCAGACGTTTGAGAACCTGAATCCGGCCGACACCAGCGACGTGGTCGGCATCTTCCAGCGTAGCGGCAAAGACGACGTTGACGCGGCGGTCACGGCCGCCAAAGTTGCCTTCGAGAAGTGGCGACTGGTGCCGGCCCCGCACCGGGCAGAGGTCATCTTTCGTGCGGGCGAGATCCTGCTGGAACGCAAGGAAGAATATGCCCGCGACATGACCCGCGAAATGGGCAAGGTCCTGAGCGAGACCCGCGGCGACGTGCAGGAAGCGGTGGATACGGCCTACTACATGGCCGGTGAAGGCCGGCGTATGTTCGGGCAAACCGTGCCCTCCGAGCTGCCCAACAAATTTGCCATGTCGGTGCGCATGCCGGTGGGCGTGTGCGGCATGATTACGCCGTGGAACTTTCCTATGGCCATCCCGTCGTGGAAGCTGTTGCCGGCGCTGGTCTGCGGCAATACCTGCATCATCAAGCCGGCGGAAGATACTCCGCTTTCCACCTTTAACCTGGTGCAGGCGCTGGTTGAGGGCGGGCTTCCCAAGGGCGTGGTCAACATTGTGACCGGCTTCGGGGAGGAATGCGGCGCGCCACTGGTGGTACATAAGGACGTCCGCGCAATTTCGTTTACCGGGTCAAGCGAAGTTGGACGCATAGTGGGCGAGGCCGCGGCGCGCAGCTTCAAACACTGCTCGCTCGAAATGGGCGGGAAGAACGCGATGATTGTGCTGAAAGACGCCAACATTGATCTTGCAGTGGATGGCGCGGTGTGGGGAGGCTTTGGCACGACCGGCCAGCGCTGCACTGCATCGAGCCGCGTGATTGTGCAGAAAAGTATCTACGACGAATTCATGGATAAGTTTCTCGACCGCGTGCGCAAGCTCAAAGTCGGCAATGGGTTGGATGAGTCGACAGGGATGGGTCCGCAGATCAATGAGCAGCAACTCCAGACTGCGCAGAAATACGTGGAGATCGGCAAGAACGAAGGCGCCAAACTTCTGTACGGCGGCCACCGCTTAAACGGCGGGGCGTATTCCCAAGGCTGGTTCCATGAGCCGACGGTGTTTGGCGACGTGGGTCCGAAGATGCGGATTGCGCAGGAAGAGATCTTTGGGCCGGTGGTGGCCGTGATTCCCTGCGAAAGCTTTGAAGATGCCATTGCAATCTCAAACGACGTGCAGTATGGGCTCTCTACATCTATCTATACCCACGATGTCAACAAGGCCTTCGTGGCCAGCCGCGATCTCGACGCGGGGATAACTTACGTCAACGCTCCCACCATCGGCGCGGAAGTGCACTTGCCCTTCGGCGGCACCAAACAAACCGGCAACGGACATCGCGAAGGCGGACAAGCAGCCATTGATTTCTACAGCGAGTGGAAATCGGTGTATGTTGATTATTCCGATAAATTGCAGCGCGCACAGATAGACAGAACTGAGTAG